From the Brassica napus cultivar Da-Ae chromosome A8, Da-Ae, whole genome shotgun sequence genome, one window contains:
- the BNAA08G16040D gene encoding uncharacterized protein BNAA08G16040D, with protein sequence MDQHKEDRRLLLSKEEERIRDELEMEIERNLEGEFKDGIYNLALKLRRLYEQRREREESLDASMRKSKRVLEVNISIKMEGDTKIEITERKKEVDNDKMKKAENLVTRKKCEAGEDKTRKEKLKNPTRAQELRWKW encoded by the exons ATGGACCAACATAAG GAGGATAGAAGACTCTTATTgtccaaagaagaagagaggattCGTGATGAGCTTGAAATGGAAATCGAAAGAAATTTGGAAGGAGAGTTCAAGGATGGGATCTACAATCTCGCACTCAAGCTGCGCAGGCTGTATGAACAAAGAAGGGAAAGAGAAGAGTCGCTGGATGCTTCAATGAGAAAGAGCAAGAGAGTACTGGAGGTGAACATTAGCATAAAGATGGAAGGAGATACCAAGATTGAGATCACTGAGAGGAAGAAGGAAGTAGACAATGACAAGATGAAAAAAGCAGAGAATCTGGTTACTAGAAAGAAGTGTGAAGCTGGTGAAGATAAAACAAGAAAGGAGAAGTTGAAGAATCCAACAAGGGCTCAAGAACTCAGATGGAAATGGTAA
- the LOC106359926 gene encoding classical arabinogalactan protein 3 has translation MAALKTLQAMIFLGLLATSCIAQAPAPAPIMPLPPVESPSPIITPTAEPPSPVPVASPPVMVTEPTPAPATPPTVSSPTKSPKTSPVASPPKPEGMAPSPSVPEPTPTPAPAPEGPIADSAFTNKAFLVSTAIAGALYAVVLA, from the coding sequence ATGGCAGCTCTTAAGACATTGCAAGCTATGATCTTTCTTGGTCTATTGGCCACGTCCTGTATCGCTCAAGCTCCTGCTCCAGCACCCATCATGCCTCTCCCACCGGTAGAGTCTCCTTCTCCCATTATTACACCAACCGCTGAGCCACCATCTCCGGTACCGGTTGCTTCACCACCGGTTATGGTTACCGAGCCAACTCCAGCTCCGGCGACTCCTCCCACCGTCTCATCACCAACAAAGTCTCCTAAAACTTCCCCTGTCGCTTCTCCCCCCAAACCAGAAGGTATGGCTCCAAGCCCATCAGTCCCAGAACCAACACCAACACCAGCTCCGGCTCCTGAAGGACCAATTGCTGACTCAGCATTTACTAACAAAGCTTTCCTTGTGAGCACCGCCATTGCCGGAGCCTTGTACGCCGTCGTTTTGGCTTAA
- the LOC106359925 gene encoding putative clathrin assembly protein At4g40080: MGRITSFADLIGILKDKASQGKAALVSSNPKGKSLSFHLSVLRATTHDPSTPPGNRHLSALLSAGTGSRATAASAVEAVMNRLHTTGDACVALKSLIIVHHIVKHGRFILQDQLSVFPASGGRNYLKLSGFRDEKSPLMWELSSWVRWYGLYLEHLLSTSRVMGFFVASASSTIHKDEYEDMVSSLTNTDLLREVDALVGLLQEACKIPDIPFSGGKPLADKITRLVGEDYVSSVNELYSRLNEFKERSNTLSFGDTVELVCALKRLESSKERLSEIWCGNWKRSWLDGLWSLVSEVKGVIGGLEDGYEQIEKTFAGIGRREKGYESARFSDRLVIGYGDDTVRFSSGRFSNVGRFNYPVEHCVVQTTLDVL; the protein is encoded by the exons ATGGGAAGAATCACTAGCTTCGCAGATCTAATCGGAATACTCAAAGACAAAGCTTCTCAAGGCAAAGCAGCTCTCGTCTCATCAAACCCAAAAGGCAAATCTCTCTCTTTCCATCTCTCCGTCCTCCGTGCCACCACTCACGACCCTTCAACTCCTCCGGGAAACCGTCACCTCAGCGCTCTCCTCTCCGCCGGTACTGGCTCACGAGCCACCGCAGCTTCCGCCGTCGAAGCTGTAATGAACCGTCTTCACACAACCGGAGACGCCTGCGTCGCTCTCAAATCATTGATCATCGTCCATCACATCGTCAAACATGGTCGCTTCATCCTCCAGGATCAGCTCTCTGTCTTTCCTGCTTCCGGTGGTCGGAACTATCTGAAACTTTCTGGGTTTAGAGATGAGAAGTCCCCTTTGATGTGGGAGCTTTCTTCTTGGGTCCGATG gTACGGTTTATACCTTGAACATCTGTTATCAACTTCAAGAGTGATGGGCTTTTTCGTTGCTTCAGCATCCAGCACAATCCACAAAGACGAATACGAAGACATGGTTTCGTCTCTTACCAACACAGATTTGCTTCGTGAAGTCGACGCGCTTGTCGGTTTACTACAAGAAGCATGTAAGATTCCGGATATACCCTTCTCTGGTGGCAAACCTCTAGCCGACAAAATTACCCGTTTGGTCGGAGAAGACTACGTGTCTTCGGTCAACGAACTTTATTCGAGACTCAACGAGTTTAAAGAGCGGTCTAACACTTTGAGCTTCGGAGATACGGTGGAGCTTGTGTGTGCTTTGAAGAGGCTTGAGAGTAGTAAAGAAAGATTGTCTGAAATCTGGTGTGGGAATTGGAAGAGATCTTGGCTCGATGGGCTCTGGAGTTTGGTTAGTGAGGTCAAGGGCGTGATTGGTGGTTTAGAGGATGGTTATGAGCAAATTGAGAAAACATTTGCTGGGATTGGGAGGAGAGAAAAAGGATATGAATCAGCCCGGTTTAGTGATCGATTAGTTATTGGTTATGGTGATGATACTGTTCGTTTTTCTTCCGGTAGATTTTCTAATGTTGGTCGGTTTAATTATCCGGTTGAACATTGTGTTGTGCAAACGACTTTGGACGTCTTGTGA